A stretch of Syntrophaceae bacterium DNA encodes these proteins:
- a CDS encoding class I SAM-dependent methyltransferase — MHPRKDNYWGRFAGRYDRATEYVVGRDLREVLADELRREEPLQEVLECGCGSGYFTRILAERSSQVLATDLSGEMLEAAMIRLGRYNNVRLQEADCANLPFPDEHFDAVVMANVLHTLPNPLKALREAGRVVRWNGRVLVLSYTDFGMAPWEVFWMALRYYRMFGPPPPEGLILFTPSQLRGLLEEASLTVQEIRIIGSRTLALYGRAVRQRKGDRL; from the coding sequence ATGCACCCGAGGAAAGACAATTACTGGGGCCGTTTCGCCGGCCGCTACGACCGCGCCACGGAATATGTCGTAGGGAGAGACCTCCGGGAGGTCCTGGCAGATGAACTGCGCCGCGAGGAACCGCTGCAGGAGGTTCTCGAATGCGGGTGCGGATCGGGGTATTTCACCCGGATCCTTGCGGAGCGATCGTCGCAGGTACTGGCAACGGACCTGTCCGGAGAAATGCTGGAAGCAGCCATGATCCGGCTAGGGCGATATAACAATGTCCGGCTGCAGGAAGCGGACTGCGCAAATCTCCCCTTCCCCGACGAACACTTCGATGCGGTCGTTATGGCCAATGTCCTGCACACCCTGCCAAATCCGCTGAAGGCCCTTCGAGAAGCGGGCCGGGTGGTTCGGTGGAACGGTCGGGTTCTTGTCCTTTCCTACACGGATTTCGGCATGGCTCCCTGGGAAGTGTTCTGGATGGCGCTCAGATATTACAGGATGTTCGGCCCGCCCCCTCCGGAGGGCCTGATCCTCTTCACCCCTTCCCAACTCAGAGGCCTGCTGGAAGAAGCATCCCTCACCGTTCAGGAAATCCGGATCATTGGATCACGGACCCTGGCACTATACGGCCGGGCCGTCAGACAAAGGAAGGGAGACAGATTGTAA
- a CDS encoding divalent-cation tolerance protein CutA, with product MESFILVVTTMESREDAMRIARVTVEKRLAACAQVIGPITSTYWWKERIEEATEWQCLLKAREDRFEALEQAILEIHPYEVPEIVSMPLNRVSSAYREWLRQELY from the coding sequence ATGGAGTCGTTTATCCTGGTGGTCACGACTATGGAGAGCCGGGAAGACGCGATGCGGATCGCCCGGGTCACCGTAGAGAAGCGCCTTGCAGCCTGTGCCCAGGTGATTGGGCCGATCACAAGCACCTATTGGTGGAAAGAGCGGATTGAGGAAGCGACGGAATGGCAGTGTCTCCTGAAAGCGCGGGAGGACCGGTTCGAGGCGCTGGAACAGGCCATCCTGGAGATTCATCCCTACGAGGTTCCCGAAATCGTTTCCATGCCCCTGAATCGTGTGAGCAGCGCTTATCGGGAATGGCTCCGGCAGGAACTCTACTGA
- a CDS encoding sigma-54-dependent Fis family transcriptional regulator, translated as MKNLNILIVEDGQSQRQMLRDFLDREGYSVAEAENGEAALSQVKNRHFDLLLLDYKMPGMDGMQVLKEVKRINPEIDVVIVTAFGTIETAVDAMKAGALDYITKPIEFDELLLLVDRVAERRILIRENEMLRQVLQQKGVTSDQIIYSSTAMGELINMAGRVAASRATVLIQGESGTGKELMARLVHQLSPRSTKPFIAVNCGALHENLLESELFGHERGAFTGAVVRRIGRFEEADGGTLFLDEVGELSPSVQVKLLRFLQEREFQRLGGNQTLRSDVRIISATNRNLEVRVREGAFREDLFYRLNVVVMSVPPLRDRKDDIPALVNHFTSRFGAENGKEIEGVSREAQDLLMKYDYPGNVRELENILERAVVIARNPVITAEDLPFRDDWPEAEEDVAGGEGPLKNAVEDLEKRLILEAMEKSGGQHLKAAEILGLNKRMLRYKLKKYGIRG; from the coding sequence ATGAAGAACCTCAATATCCTGATTGTCGAAGACGGCCAGTCGCAGCGGCAGATGCTCCGTGATTTTCTGGACCGGGAGGGATACAGTGTAGCCGAGGCGGAAAACGGCGAAGCAGCCCTCTCCCAGGTGAAGAACCGTCATTTCGACCTGCTCCTTCTGGACTACAAGATGCCCGGCATGGACGGCATGCAGGTTCTCAAGGAGGTCAAGCGGATCAATCCCGAGATCGACGTCGTCATCGTTACGGCCTTCGGAACCATCGAGACGGCGGTTGATGCCATGAAGGCCGGCGCCCTCGACTACATCACCAAGCCCATCGAGTTCGACGAGCTCCTCCTCCTGGTGGACCGGGTGGCGGAGAGAAGGATCCTGATCCGGGAAAACGAGATGCTCCGCCAGGTACTCCAGCAAAAGGGGGTTACATCGGATCAGATCATCTACTCGAGCACGGCTATGGGGGAGCTCATCAACATGGCCGGGCGGGTCGCAGCCAGCCGCGCCACCGTTCTCATCCAGGGAGAGAGCGGGACAGGGAAGGAACTGATGGCCCGTCTGGTCCACCAGCTGAGTCCGCGGTCGACAAAGCCGTTCATCGCCGTCAACTGCGGCGCCCTGCACGAAAATCTCCTGGAGAGCGAACTCTTCGGCCATGAGCGGGGCGCTTTCACCGGGGCCGTCGTCCGGCGCATCGGGCGGTTCGAAGAGGCCGACGGGGGAACCCTTTTCCTGGACGAGGTGGGGGAGCTCTCGCCCTCGGTCCAGGTGAAACTGCTCCGCTTTCTCCAGGAGCGGGAGTTTCAGCGCCTCGGAGGAAACCAGACGCTGCGGTCGGACGTACGGATCATCAGCGCCACCAACAGGAACCTGGAAGTCCGCGTCCGGGAGGGTGCATTTCGGGAAGACCTGTTTTACCGCCTCAACGTGGTCGTCATGTCGGTCCCGCCGCTCCGGGACAGGAAGGATGACATCCCCGCCCTCGTGAATCACTTCACTTCCCGTTTCGGCGCCGAGAACGGAAAGGAGATCGAGGGAGTAAGCCGGGAGGCCCAGGACCTGCTCATGAAATACGACTACCCGGGGAATGTCCGGGAGCTGGAAAACATCCTGGAGCGGGCCGTCGTCATTGCCCGGAACCCGGTGATCACTGCGGAAGACCTTCCCTTCCGCGATGACTGGCCTGAGGCCGAGGAAGATGTCGCAGGTGGGGAGGGGCCGCTTAAGAACGCCGTCGAGGACCTGGAGAAGCGGCTGATCCTGGAGGCCATGGAAAAGTCGGGGGGACAGCATCTCAAGGCGGCGGAAATCCTCGGGCTGAACAAGCGGATGCTCCGTTACAAGCTGAAGAAATACGGAATCCGGGGCTGA
- a CDS encoding replication-associated recombination protein A — protein MELFDREEPGTSARPLAERMRPRTLEEYAGQEHVIGPDTLLRRAIGQDRLFSMILWGPPGSGKTTLARILAGETKSHFISFSAVLSGVKEIRAVIEEARRVRQLGRQTILFVDEIHRFNKAQQDAFLPHVESGLITLIGATTENPSFEVIAPLLSRCRVLVLKPLLEENLVRLLRRAVEDPEEGLGKINLTIEDSALEILARFADGDARAALNGLEAVAAFLSSEEGGNTVVTPERIGQILERKSLLYDKEGEEHYNLISALHKSLRDSDPDASLYWMARMLAAGEDPLYVARRMIRFASEDVGNADPRALSLAVDALQAYHFLGSPEGELALAQAALYLATAPKSNAAYIAFGKIQAEIRRTGSLPVPLHIRNAPTRLMKDLGYGGGYQYAHDYEDAMVFQEHLPEELQGKHFYHPTDRGYEKMIGERLAWWRKRLQEGKGVHKKEEEA, from the coding sequence ATGGAACTGTTTGATCGAGAAGAACCGGGAACATCCGCCCGCCCCTTGGCTGAGCGGATGAGACCCCGCACCCTGGAGGAATACGCTGGCCAGGAGCATGTGATCGGGCCGGATACCCTTCTCAGGCGTGCCATCGGCCAGGATCGACTGTTTTCCATGATCCTTTGGGGCCCGCCGGGCTCCGGGAAGACCACCCTTGCCCGGATCCTTGCCGGGGAGACAAAATCCCATTTCATCAGCTTTTCCGCCGTCCTTTCGGGTGTAAAAGAGATCCGGGCCGTGATCGAGGAAGCCCGCCGTGTGAGGCAGCTCGGCCGGCAGACCATTCTTTTCGTGGACGAGATCCACCGCTTCAACAAGGCCCAGCAGGACGCGTTTCTTCCCCATGTGGAAAGCGGTCTGATCACCCTGATCGGAGCGACAACGGAAAACCCGTCTTTCGAGGTTATTGCCCCCCTGCTTTCCCGCTGCCGGGTCCTGGTTCTAAAGCCCCTCCTGGAAGAAAACCTGGTCCGCCTGCTCCGGCGGGCCGTCGAGGATCCGGAAGAGGGGCTCGGGAAGATAAACCTGACGATCGAAGACAGCGCCCTCGAGATCCTCGCCCGCTTCGCCGATGGAGATGCCCGGGCGGCCCTGAACGGTCTGGAGGCGGTGGCGGCGTTTCTTTCCTCCGAGGAGGGAGGCAATACTGTCGTTACGCCCGAGCGGATCGGACAGATCCTTGAGCGGAAGTCGCTCCTGTACGACAAGGAAGGAGAGGAACACTACAATCTCATCTCGGCGCTGCACAAGAGCCTTCGGGACAGCGATCCCGACGCCTCTCTCTATTGGATGGCCCGGATGCTGGCGGCGGGGGAGGATCCTCTTTACGTGGCCCGGCGAATGATCCGCTTCGCCTCGGAAGACGTCGGCAACGCCGATCCCCGGGCTTTATCCCTGGCAGTTGATGCTCTGCAGGCGTATCACTTCCTGGGTTCCCCGGAGGGGGAGCTGGCCCTGGCACAGGCGGCCCTCTACCTGGCCACGGCGCCCAAGAGCAACGCCGCTTACATTGCCTTCGGAAAAATTCAGGCGGAAATCAGAAGAACGGGAAGCCTTCCTGTTCCCCTGCACATTCGAAATGCCCCCACCCGGCTCATGAAGGATCTTGGGTACGGAGGCGGATACCAGTATGCCCACGATTACGAGGACGCCATGGTATTCCAGGAGCATCTGCCGGAAGAGCTTCAGGGGAAACACTTCTATCACCCGACGGACCGGGGATACGAGAAAATGATCGGGGAAAGGCTGGCCTGGTGGCGGAAACGGCTGCAGGAAGGGAAAGGTGTGCACAAAAAGGAAGAGGAGGCCTGA
- a CDS encoding TrpB-like pyridoxal phosphate-dependent enzyme, translating into MEQTKILLEDREIPRQWYNILADVPTPMSPPLHPATGEPVKAEDLAPIFPMNLIEQEVSTERWIDIPEPVLEKYVLYRPSPLCRARNFEKLLDAPVKIYYKYEGVSPAGSHKPNTAIPQAYYNKVFGIKRLSTETGAGQWGSALSMACAMFGLECRVFMVRVSYEQKPYRRMMMRTWGADCFPSPSTLTQAGRNVLAEHPDSPGSLGIAISEAIEDAVTKPDSRYSLGSVLNHVLLHQSIIGLEAQKQMEKAGAYPDVVIGCAGGGSNFAGIATPFLRDKIHGKQVHVIASEPTSCPTLTRGPFAYDFGDLAKMTPLLPMYTLGHDFVPAPIHAGGLRYHGMAPVVSHLVRLGLVEPRGYHQLETFEAGVQFARTEGIIPAPESNHAIATVVDEARRAKAEGKEKVILFNLSGHGMVDLASYDAYFDGNLLPYELPEEEIERALKAIEGFPKP; encoded by the coding sequence ATGGAACAGACGAAGATCCTTCTTGAAGACCGGGAGATCCCCAGGCAGTGGTACAACATCCTGGCGGACGTGCCCACACCCATGAGCCCTCCCCTCCATCCCGCCACGGGGGAGCCCGTCAAGGCCGAGGACCTGGCCCCCATCTTTCCGATGAACCTCATCGAGCAGGAAGTGAGCACCGAACGGTGGATCGACATCCCAGAGCCGGTTCTGGAGAAGTATGTTCTTTATCGCCCAAGTCCCCTGTGCCGGGCCAGAAACTTCGAGAAGCTTCTCGATGCGCCGGTAAAGATCTATTACAAATACGAGGGTGTGAGTCCTGCGGGATCCCACAAGCCCAACACGGCCATACCGCAGGCGTATTACAACAAGGTCTTCGGGATCAAACGGCTGTCCACGGAAACGGGAGCAGGCCAGTGGGGAAGCGCGCTCAGCATGGCCTGTGCGATGTTCGGCCTGGAATGCCGGGTCTTCATGGTCCGGGTCAGTTACGAACAGAAGCCCTACCGGAGAATGATGATGCGGACCTGGGGTGCCGACTGTTTCCCCAGCCCCAGCACCCTTACCCAGGCGGGCCGGAACGTCCTGGCGGAGCATCCCGATTCCCCCGGCAGCCTGGGCATCGCCATCAGCGAAGCCATCGAGGACGCCGTCACGAAACCCGATTCCCGCTACTCCCTGGGGAGCGTGCTGAACCATGTCCTTCTTCACCAGTCGATCATCGGGCTGGAGGCTCAGAAACAGATGGAAAAGGCCGGTGCGTATCCCGACGTGGTCATTGGGTGCGCCGGCGGCGGAAGCAACTTTGCCGGAATCGCCACACCGTTTCTGCGGGACAAGATCCATGGCAAACAGGTGCATGTCATTGCGTCCGAACCCACTTCCTGCCCGACTCTCACAAGGGGGCCATTTGCTTATGATTTCGGAGATCTGGCGAAGATGACGCCACTTCTTCCCATGTATACGCTGGGTCATGACTTTGTGCCGGCGCCGATCCATGCCGGGGGCCTCCGCTATCACGGCATGGCCCCGGTTGTCAGCCACCTGGTCCGGCTCGGCCTGGTCGAGCCCCGAGGTTATCACCAGCTAGAGACATTTGAGGCGGGTGTTCAGTTTGCCCGAACGGAGGGTATCATCCCGGCACCCGAGTCCAACCATGCGATCGCCACAGTGGTGGACGAGGCTCGCCGGGCCAAGGCCGAGGGGAAAGAAAAGGTGATCCTCTTTAACCTGAGCGGCCATGGAATGGTGGATCTCGCCTCTTACGATGCATATTTCGACGGAAACCTGCTTCCCTATGAATTGCCCGAAGAGGAGATCGAGAGAGCGTTGAAGGCGATTGAGGGGTTCCCGAAGCCCTGA
- a CDS encoding glycine zipper family protein, which translates to MGRRFGGRSIACILLAVFWILACTRYESQVVPFKMPKAYPNAVEVDGTTVAAQAFGDPKTAKDAFGFDILGAGVLPVMVVFDNRGDRPLDIVPAQTFLVDQENNLWPVLDQKVAYERIERQTELGEVAPKSAKYGVLGGIAGGLIGAAIGIVSGQSVGEAAMRGAAVGAAAGASVGGTTALSQTDVQARIRDDLNKRSLENRSVRPKEIAYGFIFFPAESKKPVELRIQLREGDTGKLHALIMKL; encoded by the coding sequence ATGGGCCGTCGTTTCGGAGGGCGAAGCATCGCGTGCATCCTGTTGGCCGTTTTCTGGATTCTCGCCTGTACGCGTTACGAGTCGCAGGTTGTACCGTTCAAGATGCCGAAGGCCTACCCGAACGCCGTGGAGGTGGACGGGACAACCGTGGCTGCCCAGGCTTTCGGAGACCCCAAGACGGCGAAGGATGCCTTTGGCTTCGACATCCTGGGTGCGGGCGTCCTGCCGGTTATGGTCGTCTTCGACAACCGTGGTGATCGTCCCCTGGACATCGTTCCGGCCCAGACGTTCCTGGTGGATCAGGAAAACAATCTCTGGCCCGTACTGGATCAGAAAGTAGCGTATGAACGGATCGAGCGTCAGACGGAATTGGGAGAAGTTGCCCCGAAGTCGGCGAAATACGGCGTCCTGGGAGGGATTGCGGGCGGCCTCATCGGGGCTGCCATCGGTATCGTGTCCGGACAAAGCGTCGGTGAGGCGGCCATGCGAGGAGCCGCTGTCGGGGCTGCCGCCGGGGCTAGCGTGGGGGGAACCACCGCTCTGTCCCAGACGGATGTGCAAGCGCGGATCCGGGACGATCTCAACAAGCGATCCCTTGAGAACCGGTCTGTCCGGCCGAAGGAAATCGCCTACGGATTCATTTTCTTCCCGGCGGAGTCGAAGAAACCGGTCGAACTCCGGATCCAGCTGCGGGAAGGCGACACGGGCAAGCTTCACGCTCTGATCATGAAGCTCTGA
- a CDS encoding toxin-antitoxin system YwqK family antitoxin → MAKKPETPREVVVYYDEEQTQIKERKCLLGKKLHGEYTSYYANGQLMVRMNFREGRRHGEAESYYRDGKPRERAEFRDDHFEGDYSCWYENGHIREKETYRAGRLDGPYWMYYRSGQVKEEEFFSDGRLHGPYRSYYKSGQLKEEGTFENDKREGTYTAYHRNGQIREQARYRNGKLIGKFRTFNEKGEEIRTVVDDGENGESDEEWLEKELQADNMLRSLETFREEDEQTDRREKP, encoded by the coding sequence ATGGCAAAGAAACCCGAGACTCCCCGGGAAGTCGTCGTTTACTACGATGAGGAACAAACCCAGATCAAGGAACGGAAGTGCCTGCTCGGGAAAAAGCTGCACGGTGAATACACCTCCTATTATGCGAACGGTCAGCTTATGGTGCGAATGAACTTCCGGGAGGGTCGCCGGCACGGAGAGGCGGAGTCTTACTACCGCGACGGCAAGCCCCGTGAGCGGGCCGAATTCCGGGACGACCATTTCGAAGGCGATTACAGCTGCTGGTACGAAAACGGGCATATCCGGGAGAAGGAAACATACCGGGCCGGACGGCTGGACGGTCCTTACTGGATGTATTATCGGAGCGGTCAGGTGAAGGAGGAGGAGTTTTTCTCCGACGGCAGGCTCCACGGGCCGTACCGATCCTATTACAAATCCGGCCAGCTCAAGGAAGAAGGCACCTTCGAGAACGACAAGCGGGAAGGGACGTACACGGCCTATCACCGGAACGGGCAAATCCGGGAGCAGGCCCGTTACCGGAACGGGAAACTGATCGGGAAGTTCCGTACCTTCAACGAGAAGGGCGAGGAGATTCGCACCGTCGTCGATGACGGGGAAAACGGCGAATCGGATGAAGAATGGCTGGAAAAGGAACTCCAGGCGGACAACATGCTCCGCAGCCTGGAGACATTCCGCGAGGAGGACGAGCAGACGGATCGGAGGGAAAAGCCATGA
- a CDS encoding universal stress protein, with amino-acid sequence MIERILIATDGSAHSQTALEYGIYIAGKLEARLTGLHVMELLQLQAPVFSDISGSIGIPPCQEFLPVMENSLETKADAILQAFRDRCRKSGLVPEVKKCLGVIDEIIIEEGRQADLILLAQRGEHFHLGGGAILGTTAESVVRKSGKPVLVTPAAYREIESMALAYDGSSPAGKALEMAAELSEKAAWPLTVITVSNDPAASDRVCKQAETMLDTWMIDWEMIQLTGREDKAILHFLRDGSVELLVMGAYGHNRLRELLVGSTTSQVIRKSPIPVLLTR; translated from the coding sequence ATGATCGAGCGCATCCTGATCGCCACGGACGGATCAGCCCACAGCCAGACGGCGCTGGAATACGGCATTTACATAGCCGGCAAACTCGAGGCACGATTGACGGGCCTGCACGTCATGGAACTCCTGCAGCTGCAGGCCCCTGTCTTCAGCGACATCTCAGGATCCATCGGCATTCCGCCCTGCCAGGAGTTTCTTCCCGTCATGGAAAACTCTCTGGAGACAAAGGCCGATGCCATATTGCAGGCGTTTCGGGACCGCTGCCGGAAATCGGGGCTCGTACCGGAGGTAAAAAAATGCCTGGGCGTGATCGACGAAATCATCATTGAGGAAGGCCGGCAGGCCGACTTGATCCTTCTGGCCCAGAGAGGGGAGCATTTTCATCTCGGCGGAGGCGCGATCCTCGGCACAACAGCCGAATCGGTGGTCCGGAAATCGGGGAAACCGGTCCTGGTAACCCCGGCTGCATACCGGGAAATCGAAAGCATGGCCCTTGCCTATGACGGTAGTTCCCCCGCCGGCAAGGCCCTGGAAATGGCCGCCGAACTCTCCGAGAAAGCCGCCTGGCCACTGACCGTCATCACGGTCTCGAACGATCCCGCCGCTTCTGATCGGGTCTGCAAACAGGCCGAAACGATGCTGGACACATGGATGATCGACTGGGAAATGATTCAACTGACCGGAAGGGAAGACAAGGCGATCCTCCACTTCCTTCGGGACGGGTCGGTGGAACTCCTGGTGATGGGGGCTTACGGCCATAACCGGCTTCGGGAACTTCTCGTCGGGAGCACGACAAGCCAGGTCATCCGCAAGAGCCCGATCCCGGTCCTTCTGACCCGTTGA
- the surE gene encoding 5'/3'-nucleotidase SurE, whose product MRFLLTNDDGIYARGLEALRRELSRDAECLVVAPEVEQSAVGHAITLFRPLMVRKARKNGRVIGYAVAGTPADCVKIGIRELAGGAVDLVVSGINLGANVGINVIYSGTVSAATEGAIMGVPSVAVSLDTHREADFAFAARFARRICSFIVSHPFPKNLSLNVNIPALPEEKIRGVAVVKQGKARLIESFEKRVDPRDNAYYWLAGETQPAPTEEADSDISALKKGWITVTPIHSDLTRMDVLADLKNLVERDLNGSEGPGSGSCG is encoded by the coding sequence ATGAGGTTTCTGCTGACGAATGACGATGGAATCTATGCCCGGGGTCTTGAAGCCCTGAGGCGTGAATTGTCCAGGGATGCCGAATGCCTCGTCGTGGCACCGGAGGTGGAGCAGAGCGCCGTAGGGCACGCCATCACGCTTTTCCGGCCCCTGATGGTGCGGAAGGCGAGGAAGAACGGCCGGGTCATCGGATATGCCGTGGCGGGCACGCCGGCGGACTGTGTAAAAATCGGCATCAGGGAGCTGGCCGGCGGGGCCGTGGATCTGGTGGTCTCCGGGATCAATCTGGGCGCCAATGTGGGCATCAACGTCATCTATTCGGGTACGGTCTCGGCAGCCACGGAGGGAGCCATCATGGGCGTGCCTTCCGTAGCCGTCTCGCTCGATACGCATCGGGAGGCGGATTTTGCCTTTGCCGCCCGGTTTGCCCGAAGAATCTGCTCCTTTATCGTGTCCCACCCCTTTCCGAAAAACCTGTCTCTCAATGTAAACATCCCGGCCTTGCCGGAGGAAAAAATCAGGGGCGTGGCCGTTGTCAAACAGGGGAAGGCCCGTCTCATCGAAAGCTTCGAAAAACGAGTGGATCCTAGGGATAATGCGTATTACTGGCTGGCGGGAGAGACGCAGCCGGCGCCCACGGAGGAGGCCGATTCGGACATCAGCGCCCTGAAGAAAGGCTGGATCACCGTCACGCCCATTCACAGCGATCTGACCCGCATGGATGTGCTGGCCGATCTGAAAAACCTGGTGGAGCGGGATCTCAACGGGTCAGAAGGACCGGGATCGGGCTCTTGCGGATGA
- a CDS encoding penicillin-binding protein activator, with amino-acid sequence MKRSLLIIFATLALAVAARGALCSDHPPFPSALFAAGEKRGAETIGVILPLTGKHAAYGNHVLDAILMASSVLERTNHHRLTLLIRDSESRPETLPGLVRELADREKVILILGPLGEGTEAARLAREKKVPILVFTQQEGIGGDNAYILRDYLTIRVQIQALADYAVSRRGLRRFAMLYPSDDGGREAARLFREEVTRRGGRILRERTYGRRQIDFADEIRFLAGVKGTSGREIVEPEGSIEISISPVVDFEALFFPDSLGRAFLAASQLADLQIRGVQMMGLSSWNQSDRVRKEGGVLEGAVFTDTFCMNDSSRMVQDFIERYYAATGREPGSLEAMAYDGTMLAVRLLLKEKPGSREDLRRLIIANPDFRGVSGKLSFAPDGESRRGAMVLKITQGQIVPVGE; translated from the coding sequence ATGAAACGTTCCCTTTTGATCATTTTTGCCACGCTTGCCCTGGCTGTTGCCGCCCGGGGAGCCCTTTGCTCGGACCATCCGCCCTTCCCATCCGCCCTCTTCGCGGCGGGAGAAAAACGCGGAGCGGAGACGATCGGGGTCATCCTCCCGCTCACCGGAAAGCACGCCGCCTATGGAAACCATGTCCTGGACGCCATTCTGATGGCCTCGTCCGTTCTGGAGCGGACGAACCACCACCGCCTCACCCTTCTGATCCGCGACTCCGAGAGCCGCCCCGAGACCCTGCCGGGTCTGGTACGAGAACTGGCGGACCGCGAGAAGGTCATCCTGATTCTAGGGCCGCTGGGTGAAGGAACGGAGGCGGCTCGCCTTGCCCGCGAAAAGAAGGTGCCGATCCTGGTCTTTACCCAGCAGGAGGGTATCGGCGGGGACAATGCCTATATCCTCAGGGATTATTTGACGATTCGGGTTCAGATTCAGGCCCTGGCCGACTATGCCGTCTCCCGGAGGGGGCTGCGGCGTTTTGCCATGCTTTATCCCTCTGATGACGGCGGCCGGGAAGCGGCAAGGCTCTTCCGGGAAGAAGTGACCCGGCGGGGCGGGCGAATCCTCCGGGAGAGAACATACGGACGTCGGCAGATCGATTTTGCGGACGAGATCCGGTTTCTGGCCGGGGTCAAGGGGACCTCCGGAAGAGAGATCGTGGAGCCGGAAGGGTCCATTGAAATCTCCATTTCACCGGTCGTTGATTTCGAAGCCCTATTCTTTCCCGACTCCCTGGGGCGGGCCTTTCTGGCCGCCTCCCAACTGGCCGATCTTCAGATCCGGGGCGTTCAGATGATGGGCCTGTCATCCTGGAATCAGTCCGACAGGGTCCGGAAAGAAGGAGGCGTTCTTGAGGGAGCCGTCTTCACAGATACGTTCTGCATGAACGATTCTTCCCGAATGGTTCAGGATTTTATTGAGCGGTATTATGCGGCCACGGGGCGTGAACCGGGGAGTCTGGAAGCGATGGCCTATGACGGAACGATGCTTGCCGTGCGGCTCCTGCTGAAGGAAAAACCAGGCTCCAGAGAAGATCTGCGCAGGTTGATCATTGCGAATCCGGATTTTCGGGGCGTTTCCGGGAAGCTCTCCTTTGCGCCCGATGGAGAAAGCCGGAGGGGCGCCATGGTTTTGAAAATCACGCAGGGACAGATTGTTCCGGTGGGCGAGTAG